The following proteins are encoded in a genomic region of Oncorhynchus kisutch isolate 150728-3 linkage group LG18, Okis_V2, whole genome shotgun sequence:
- the fam124b gene encoding protein FAM124B, producing the protein MLRRSILFNGTVDENVDSGAETAESDCSKMTSSSELLASRVQEPLMMSMHLLANPGDSLLLQHTLDRLLRWVCPSLRLFHVSERACPLRDYARSRLCPVAGYPSLAVTVFLHEAYGEERILRVLDFLQRPPWQYHHTESCGGRTGGVHITSSTSPANALLRPYLLPSRDFYSLGTGMPVWGVRPVHCGGEMLRVTLYSSYDNFDDAVRLYETVLQRQVEEQKTGFCWFTLYTEPGLCLQLALKQLSPGVRVEACNSAVLQFRVEEMGQLVPLLPNPCTPISATRWQTEDLDGNKILFQVKAPEQPQRPLTCAFPLTCPSVSPRGLLRSVVSTPPAAHALQPCGQMTPVTRPGNRPRTDPSLDRPVLPGGLRCGGGVESMGSDSCYSTPPGSSCYSSQRSSPATLSVNHPHESSPLSCSASPARPSLSISHLLLEEEEEPETNVDTGVPVTMTPRSDTDFTMATSLRDTGISVTPRSERPAAVGASSLESLARELSACLPEAHTPPPHHRTWVVSSSTKAASPGCKAGSQAWDSGVISWASPGESYSRGPVGPQTPAKPAAKALSPTHNIDPIDEFFI; encoded by the exons ATCTGATTGCAGTAAGATGACATCAAGCA GTGAGCTACTGGCCAGTCGGGTCCAGGAGCCCCTGATGATGAGCATGCACCTGCTGGCCAACCCTGGGGACTCTCTCCTGCTGCAGCACACCCTGGACCGCCTCCTCCGCTGGGTGTGCCCCAGCCTGCGCCTCTTCCATGTCTCTGAACGGGCCTGCCCCCTCCGCGACTATGCCCGCTCCCGCTTGTGCCCCGTGGCCGGGTACCCCTCCCTGGCTGTGACTGTCTTCCTCCATGAGGCCTATGGCGAGGAGCGCATCCTCCGGGTGCTGGACTTCCTGCAGCGCCCACCCTGGCAGTACCACCACACGGAGAGCTGCGGTGGGAGGACCGGGGGCGTCCACAttacctcctccacctccccggCCAATGCCCTGCTCCGGCCCTACCTCCTGCCCAGCCGAGACTTCTACAGCCTGGGCACGGGGATGCCTGTGTGGGGGGTGCGCCCGGTGCACTGCGGCGGGGAGATGCTGCGGGTGACGCTCTACAGCAGCTACGATAACTTTGACGATGCGGTGCGGCTTTATGAGACAGTGCTGCAGAGGCAGGTGGAGGAGCAGAAGACTGGGTTCTGTTGGTTTACGCTCTACACGGAACCGGGGCTGTGTCTGCAGCTGGCTCTCAAACAGCTCTCCCCAGGGGTCAGGGTGGAGGCCTGCAACTCAGCTGTGCTGCAGTTcagggtagaggagatgggtcAGCTCGTGCCCCTGCTGCCCAATCCGTGCACGCCCATCAGCGCCACACGCTGGCAGACCGAAGACCTGGACGGGAACAAGATACTCTTCCAG GTGAAAGCCCCAGAGCAGCCTCAGCGACCCCTGACCTGTGCCTTCCCTCTGACCTGCCCCAGCGTCTCGCCCAGGGGGCTATTGAGGAGCGTCGTGTCCACCCCGCCAGCAGCCCACGCCCTGCAGCCCTGTGGCCAGATGACCCCAGTGACCCGTCCAGGGAACAGGCCGCGCACCGACCCAAGCCTGGATAGGCCTGTTTTACCCGGGGGTCTACGgtgtgggggaggggtggagagcaTGGGCTCAGACAGCTGCTATAGCACCCCTCCAGGCAGCTCCTGCTACTCATCTCAGCGTAGCAGCCCCGCCACGCTATCTGTTAACCACCCCCACGaatcctcccctctctcatgcTCCGCCTCCCCGGCGCGGccctccctgtccatctcccatctactgctggaggaggaggaagagccgGAGACCAACGTGGACACGGGTGTCCCTGTGACAATGACCCCGCGCTCGGACACAGACTTCACCATGGCGACCAGCTTGAGGGACACAGGCATCTCGGTGACGCCGCGTTCCGAGAGACCAGCTGCTGTGGGAGCCTCTTCCCTGGAGAGTCTGGCAAGGGAGCTGAGTGCCTGTCTACCGGAAGCTCACACACCTCCACCCCACCACAGGACTTGGGTTGTGAGCAGCTCTACCAAAGCTGCCAGTCCCGGGTGCAAGGCAGGGTCACAAGCCTGGGATAGCGGTGTTATCAGCTGGGCATCGCCGGGTGAGAGCTACTCCAGAGGGCCTGTGGGGCCACAGACTCCTGCTAAGCCAGCAGCAAAGGCTCTGTCACCCACACACAATATAGACCCAATAGATGAGTTCTTCATCTGA